Sequence from the Candidatus Bathyarchaeota archaeon genome:
CCGCGATCCTCTCAGCCCTAGCCTCGAACTCAGCCAGTCGGACCATATCCTCGAGCACTCCGAGCACCTTCGAGGCTGCGTGGCTGAGGGTTATGTCAAGCTCCCCCCCAATCTCCGGCTTCGCCAAGATCTTGACGTATGGGTAGCGGACCCCCATGACACTTCTCGGTAGGACCTCGACCTCCAGGGCCTTCCTCACAGACATCGCCTGGCTCCTGACCTCTGTCGGCCCTATGGAGAGGTAGGCTGCGGTCAGGGCTGAGTAGGCCTCCTTGAGGCTCTGGAGTAGGAGCCTCCTCCTACCCCTGAGGATCTCTAGAGAGGCGCTAAGCTCCTTTGCTAGGTGGTCACGCTTCAGCTTGAGGAACTCGCATCCCCGCTCTATGAAGCCCATCCTCCTCTTCAGCTCCATCAGGTAGCCCTTCGTAGGCCTGACCGTCATGAGGGTGGACAATGCTTACTCCGCTCTCCTGTATCTCGGATGGAACTCCTTTATGTAGGCCTCTCTAACTCGGATAAGGTCCTCCTCCGGTAGGAGGGCTAGGAGGTCCCAGGCTATGTCTAGGGTCTGCTGTATGGTCCTGTTCTCGTATGGCCCCTGGTTCACGAACCTCTTTTCGAACTGGTCTGCGAACTCCAGCCATGTCCTCTCCCTCTCACTCAGCCCGACCAGGCCGACGATCCTGACAAGCCCCCTAGCCCTCGTCCCCTCAGCGTATGCCATGTAGAGCTGGTTAGAGACATCGGCGTGGTCCTTCCTAGTCGTCTTCTCCCCGATCCCGTCCTTCATCAGCCTAGAGAGGCTTGGGAGAACGTTGATGGGTGGATATATCCCCCTCAATGCCAGCTCCCTCTGGAGGATTATCTGCCCCTCAGTTATGTACCCTGTAAGGTCTGGGACAGGGTGGGTTATGTCCCCACCGGGCATCGTCAATATCGGCATCAGGGTTACAGAACCCTTCTTCCCAACGATCCTACCAGCCCTCTCATATATGGTGGCGAGGTCGCTGTATAGGTATCCTGGATACCCCTTACGGGTTGGGATCTCCTCCCTAGCTATGGAGATGCTCCTGAGGGCCTCGGCGTAGTTGGTCATATCCGTCATTATGGTGAGAACATGCATGTCGAGGTCGAAGGCAAGATACTCGGCTATGGTCTGGGCGATCCTCGGAGTTACAATCCTCTCTATCGGGGGGTCATCAGCCAAGTTCAGGATCATCACGGCCTTGTTAAGGGCCCCAGTCTTCTCGAACTCCTCCCTGAAGAACTCAGCCTCCTCGTTCTTTATCCCCATCGCTGCGAAGACTATGGCGAACTCCTCCTC
This genomic interval carries:
- a CDS encoding V-type ATP synthase subunit D, whose protein sequence is MSTLMTVRPTKGYLMELKRRMGFIERGCEFLKLKRDHLAKELSASLEILRGRRRLLLQSLKEAYSALTAAYLSIGPTEVRSQAMSVRKALEVEVLPRSVMGVRYPYVKILAKPEIGGELDITLSHAASKVLGVLEDMVRLAEFEARAERIADELGKTNRKVNALENIVIPAYRQIIRFIQDKLDDESLEELVKMKLVGGALARRRE
- a CDS encoding V-type ATP synthase subunit B, which encodes MRLEEAGLVYKTTTEIKGPLLFVEGIRDVAYDEVVRITTPSGDEVLGTVLDVSRDWAMLQVFGETSGMDLNVGVRFTGEALRIPVSDELIGRVFSGSFRPLDGMPRPLSTDMRDVHGGVINPAARDVPSEFIQTGISAIDGMNSLVRGQKLPIFSESGLPHNQLAAQIARQATIPGKEEEFAIVFAAMGIKNEEAEFFREEFEKTGALNKAVMILNLADDPPIERIVTPRIAQTIAEYLAFDLDMHVLTIMTDMTNYAEALRSISIAREEIPTRKGYPGYLYSDLATIYERAGRIVGKKGSVTLMPILTMPGGDITHPVPDLTGYITEGQIILQRELALRGIYPPINVLPSLSRLMKDGIGEKTTRKDHADVSNQLYMAYAEGTRARGLVRIVGLVGLSERERTWLEFADQFEKRFVNQGPYENRTIQQTLDIAWDLLALLPEEDLIRVREAYIKEFHPRYRRAE